A part of Paenibacillus sp. sptzw28 genomic DNA contains:
- a CDS encoding ABC transporter permease, translating into MKGIIRFSKSIKHNRYTIIGMVKRDLKTKYAGSYLGLLWSIIHPISQILIFSFIFSVVMRIKLGPEFTGVNFTVWLVCGLIPWLYFVEVVSRAPNTIMDNVNLVTKMRFNSELLSFNYLISGLINHFISFCLLLIFLLANGIDLKATVFVLPLYLVGISLFMLGLSWLLASLTVYLRDIGQFIGVVLNLWFYFTPIVFPFSAIPNEYKVYLEINPVFYLIEGYRMILLSDEPINFYGLMYLFAAGMAMFLIGGLIFRKLKSGFADVL; encoded by the coding sequence ATGAAGGGGATTATTAGGTTTTCCAAATCAATAAAACACAATAGGTACACCATCATTGGTATGGTAAAACGTGATTTAAAAACCAAATACGCCGGTTCATATCTGGGTCTATTATGGTCAATTATCCATCCGATAAGCCAAATTTTAATTTTTAGTTTTATTTTTTCGGTCGTAATGAGAATCAAACTGGGTCCAGAATTTACGGGAGTCAATTTTACTGTTTGGCTGGTTTGCGGTTTAATACCATGGCTATACTTTGTTGAAGTGGTGTCAAGAGCACCAAACACCATTATGGATAACGTGAATTTAGTTACAAAGATGAGGTTTAACAGTGAGCTTCTTTCTTTTAATTATCTTATCTCTGGACTGATTAACCATTTCATTTCCTTCTGTTTATTGCTGATATTTCTCCTGGCGAATGGAATAGATCTAAAGGCAACGGTATTTGTGCTGCCCCTTTACTTAGTGGGAATATCCCTATTCATGCTTGGATTAAGCTGGCTTCTTGCAAGTCTAACGGTGTACTTACGAGACATCGGACAGTTTATAGGAGTTGTGTTGAACCTCTGGTTCTATTTCACACCTATCGTCTTTCCATTTAGCGCCATTCCTAATGAATATAAAGTGTATCTAGAAATTAATCCTGTATTTTATTTAATTGAAGGATATAGAATGATACTGCTTAGCGATGAACCAATAAACTTTTATGGACTAATGTATTTATTTGCTGCAGGTATGGCCATGTTTTTGATTGGTGGTTTAATCTTTCGCAAGCTTAAATCCGGATTTGCTGATGTTTTATAG
- a CDS encoding glycosyltransferase family 4 protein, with protein sequence MRILFVTHHLQDYAGTETYLYTLTKKLVEWGHEITIYAPLLGKIKQKIEENGVYVTDDILVAKNIRQHDIIHCHHNTTTIIARKYFPHLPIVVMVHGVLPFLEQTPEIELGISKYLAVSEEVKNHLNKSGVTNVDIINNAVDIIRYSPLTPINTKLKKVLVLSNHFVDEMKEKIEEACRRLNIEVFHIGYPNMVWDTEHYINKADLVITLGRGVLESMACGRAVLVYDIHGGDGMITESLLEESLKNNLSGRRFRKDYTVDDLIDIFHSYHPEMGEVNRSIIIDKFCIDKHSEKLIDIYKETIEQYDYSNVINVPNITDYFFFYQQQVQSKCLELDVRLNREVQLMDQIRNLEVRLDAFEETNHKLEEKNRLSEETIHEMEEKNRLSEETIHEMEEKNRLVQDENNALKQNIQQMSEKLKQSKFDLDTANSLINELNNDLNKIKSSKIWRYSTPLRKLVEKVKKI encoded by the coding sequence ATGAGAATTTTATTTGTAACCCATCATCTGCAAGATTATGCTGGGACTGAGACTTACTTGTATACTCTTACTAAGAAGCTTGTCGAATGGGGTCACGAGATTACTATTTATGCCCCGCTTCTGGGTAAAATTAAGCAAAAAATTGAAGAAAATGGGGTATATGTTACGGATGACATTCTTGTGGCTAAGAATATCCGTCAACATGATATCATTCACTGTCATCATAATACGACTACTATTATTGCTAGAAAATACTTTCCCCATCTCCCGATTGTGGTTATGGTGCATGGGGTATTGCCTTTTCTCGAACAAACCCCAGAGATCGAACTTGGAATTAGCAAATATTTAGCTGTGAGTGAAGAGGTTAAAAATCATTTAAATAAAAGTGGTGTTACCAATGTTGATATTATTAATAATGCAGTTGATATTATCCGATATTCCCCGCTTACGCCAATCAATACAAAGCTAAAGAAGGTTCTGGTTTTATCGAATCACTTCGTGGACGAGATGAAAGAGAAAATTGAAGAAGCATGCAGGCGTTTGAACATAGAAGTTTTTCATATAGGATACCCAAATATGGTTTGGGATACTGAACACTACATTAACAAAGCTGACCTTGTCATTACCTTGGGACGGGGAGTTTTAGAGAGCATGGCTTGTGGAAGAGCTGTGCTCGTTTATGATATACACGGTGGAGATGGCATGATTACGGAATCTTTACTAGAAGAAAGTTTAAAGAATAATTTATCGGGTAGAAGGTTTCGAAAGGATTATACGGTTGATGATTTAATAGATATATTTCATTCATACCATCCAGAGATGGGGGAAGTGAATCGATCTATAATAATAGATAAGTTCTGTATTGACAAGCACTCAGAAAAGTTAATCGACATTTATAAAGAAACCATAGAGCAGTATGATTACTCAAATGTTATCAATGTACCGAATATAACCGACTATTTTTTCTTCTACCAGCAACAGGTTCAAAGCAAATGCCTTGAGTTAGATGTAAGATTAAATCGGGAAGTTCAACTAATGGATCAGATTAGAAACTTGGAGGTTCGTCTTGATGCATTTGAAGAAACGAATCATAAGTTAGAAGAGAAAAATAGATTGTCTGAAGAGACAATTCATGAGATGGAAGAGAAAAATAGATTGTCTGAAGAGACAATTCATGAGATGGAAGAGAAAAATAGATTGGTTCAAGATGAAAATAACGCTCTTAAACAAAATATTCAACAGATGAGCGAGAAATTAAAACAGTCCAAGTTCGATTTGGATACAGCAAACAGCCTAATAAACGAATTAAATAACGATTTAAACAAAATAAAATCCTCCAAAATATGGAGATATAGCACGCCTCTGAGGAAGCTAGTGGAGAAGGTAAAGAAAATATGA
- a CDS encoding ABC transporter ATP-binding protein produces MQDISIQVSSLSKHYKMYATPKDRLKEMISFSNTTYHTDFWALQDINFLVRKGQTVGIVGQNGSGKSTLLKIIAGVLNPTSGKVNINGRIAALLELGAGFNGEFSGRDNVYLNGAIQGFSKYEMDQRFNEIEAFAEIGRFIDEPVKTYSSGMYVRLAFSAAIHIDPEILIVDEALAVGDSRFQMKCFRKFEEFQEKGKTILFVTHDVQSVKQYCNYAYLLDKGRIIDSGEPNQVVNSYYQIIYANSEEMAQIKQKEEKPKTLGTIQETRYGTGDGEILDVQFLNYENESLEKVESCETCTIRIVAKANKELEFPIIGFTIKTINGIEAFAINTYDEKIVIPPQVKDAVFTVDFKTKLNLGKGEYFVSSGLSERVNFEIVPVDRRLDFKKVIITPNNMSIGIANLNPEIHVNSNLGSTSKRTNIL; encoded by the coding sequence ATGCAGGATATATCGATTCAGGTTTCTTCCTTGTCCAAACACTATAAGATGTATGCAACCCCCAAAGACAGATTAAAGGAAATGATATCCTTCAGTAATACGACCTATCATACCGATTTTTGGGCGCTTCAAGATATTAATTTTTTAGTAAGAAAAGGACAAACTGTAGGAATTGTAGGACAAAACGGCAGTGGTAAAAGTACATTATTGAAGATTATTGCCGGAGTATTGAATCCTACGTCAGGTAAGGTGAACATTAATGGTCGCATAGCTGCACTACTTGAGTTGGGGGCAGGTTTTAACGGCGAATTTTCGGGTCGAGATAATGTTTATTTAAATGGAGCTATACAGGGTTTTAGCAAATATGAAATGGACCAACGGTTTAATGAAATTGAAGCTTTTGCTGAAATTGGCCGTTTTATTGATGAACCCGTCAAAACTTACTCAAGCGGTATGTATGTCCGCCTAGCTTTTTCAGCTGCCATCCATATTGATCCTGAAATCCTAATAGTAGATGAGGCATTAGCCGTCGGCGACAGTCGGTTTCAAATGAAATGTTTTAGAAAGTTTGAGGAATTTCAAGAAAAGGGAAAGACAATCTTGTTTGTAACCCATGATGTTCAATCGGTAAAACAGTACTGCAATTATGCCTATCTTTTGGACAAGGGAAGAATTATTGACTCGGGTGAACCTAATCAGGTAGTTAATTCATATTATCAAATAATTTATGCTAACAGCGAGGAAATGGCTCAGATTAAACAAAAAGAAGAAAAGCCTAAAACATTGGGTACTATTCAAGAAACCCGCTATGGTACAGGTGATGGTGAGATACTTGATGTTCAATTTCTAAACTATGAAAATGAGAGCTTGGAGAAGGTTGAATCGTGCGAAACATGTACAATTCGTATTGTTGCGAAGGCAAATAAAGAATTGGAGTTCCCCATTATCGGATTTACAATAAAAACGATAAACGGAATTGAAGCTTTTGCTATAAATACCTATGACGAAAAGATTGTCATACCGCCTCAAGTTAAGGATGCTGTTTTTACAGTAGATTTTAAAACAAAATTGAATCTAGGAAAGGGAGAATACTTTGTTTCTTCCGGATTATCCGAGCGTGTTAATTTTGAAATAGTACCCGTAGATAGAAGACTTGATTTTAAAAAAGTTATAATCACTCCCAATAATATGAGTATAGGTATTGCAAACTTAAATCCCGAAATTCACGTTAACTCCAACCTAGGGAGCACGAGTAAACGTACCAATATTTTGTGA
- a CDS encoding glycosyltransferase, translated as MGKWADVIIVQGTTLFHYPLLKSLNKPLVVDLYDPFILENLELRGNGLVDSTLYQIDIDILKEQIVCGDYYICSNDRQVDFWLGCIAILGKINPKTYRHSHNSKEIIGVVPMGIPSEEPEKTNDVRRQYGVKENDFLAIWAGGVWEWLDIETLLQAFVILKHRHPYIKLLVMGAKEDEKITAFCKDHQLLDNNVILSEWVPYENRQNYLLSSNVGVITHFDNFETRYSYRTRVLDYIWCNIPVITTEGDYFSQVITKNNIGKVVKFKDAKHIADSLIDLYQNPGLSVTMRENIKNMKSEFYWENTIKDLMNFCYLPRRFPSKRSGANLTRTIVKPILMIAKKLLHKYKKVMK; from the coding sequence ATGGGTAAATGGGCAGACGTTATTATTGTTCAAGGAACAACCTTATTTCATTATCCTCTGCTGAAATCTTTGAATAAACCACTTGTTGTTGATTTATATGATCCTTTTATCTTGGAGAACTTGGAACTTCGTGGTAACGGGCTTGTTGATTCTACATTATATCAAATTGACATTGATATTCTAAAAGAACAAATAGTTTGTGGAGATTACTATATATGCTCAAATGATAGACAAGTTGATTTTTGGTTAGGTTGCATCGCTATTTTAGGTAAAATAAATCCTAAAACTTACAGACACAGTCACAATAGCAAGGAAATAATTGGTGTTGTTCCAATGGGGATTCCATCGGAAGAGCCTGAAAAAACAAACGATGTTCGTCGCCAATATGGCGTGAAAGAGAATGATTTCTTAGCAATATGGGCGGGTGGAGTATGGGAATGGTTGGATATTGAAACATTACTTCAGGCCTTTGTAATACTTAAGCACCGACATCCCTATATAAAGCTTTTAGTAATGGGAGCAAAAGAGGATGAGAAAATTACAGCATTCTGTAAAGACCACCAATTACTTGATAACAACGTAATATTGAGTGAATGGGTACCATACGAAAATAGACAGAATTACTTGTTGAGTTCCAATGTTGGAGTCATAACGCATTTCGATAATTTTGAGACAAGGTACTCGTATCGAACCCGTGTTCTTGATTATATTTGGTGTAATATTCCGGTGATCACTACTGAAGGAGATTACTTCTCTCAAGTTATTACAAAGAATAATATAGGAAAAGTTGTTAAGTTTAAGGATGCTAAACATATTGCCGACTCTCTTATCGATCTTTACCAAAATCCAGGCCTTTCCGTTACGATGAGAGAAAACATAAAGAATATGAAATCGGAGTTTTATTGGGAAAATACAATTAAGGATTTAATGAATTTCTGTTATCTACCAAGACGATTCCCATCTAAACGAAGTGGAGCTAACCTAACACGTACGATTGTTAAACCCATTCTTATGATAGCTAAAAAATTACTACATAAATATAAAAAGGTGATGAAATGA
- a CDS encoding DapH/DapD/GlmU-related protein yields the protein MKTQFLNWLTRWKSRKISKLVDETNNIDGFPILIHPKSILTKGAKARLLVSDILIIGTEFGFASTPGKDQSIINIGESAELTISGKVNLAPGVRVKVITGGKLSIGNNTHVSGFSKIFAFKDISIGESCMISWDVTIIDSDVHKIDGVEQICGRIIIGDRVWIGHGASILKNVKIGDNVVIGAKSVVTKDIPANSVAVGNPARVIQQGITWSP from the coding sequence ATGAAGACTCAATTTCTCAATTGGCTGACTCGTTGGAAAAGTCGGAAAATCTCCAAATTAGTGGATGAGACTAATAATATTGATGGATTTCCGATTCTAATACATCCTAAATCCATCTTGACGAAGGGTGCTAAAGCAAGGCTTCTTGTCAGTGATATCCTTATAATCGGAACAGAATTTGGGTTTGCAAGCACTCCGGGTAAAGATCAATCCATTATCAACATTGGGGAGAGTGCCGAGTTGACTATTAGTGGAAAGGTTAATTTGGCACCTGGTGTTAGAGTAAAGGTAATAACCGGAGGGAAATTGAGTATCGGAAATAATACTCATGTTTCGGGATTTTCCAAAATATTTGCCTTTAAAGATATATCGATCGGGGAAAGCTGTATGATTTCATGGGATGTAACTATTATTGATTCTGATGTACACAAAATTGACGGTGTAGAGCAGATATGCGGGAGAATCATTATTGGTGATCGAGTTTGGATAGGACATGGCGCTTCAATTTTAAAAAATGTGAAGATAGGCGATAACGTTGTGATTGGTGCTAAATCGGTTGTGACAAAAGATATTCCGGCCAATTCGGTGGCAGTTGGTAATCCTGCAAGGGTCATCCAGCAAGGAATTACTTGGTCGCCCTAA
- the rfbB gene encoding dTDP-glucose 4,6-dehydratase, whose protein sequence is MKLLITGGAGFIGSNFVLYIAKQYPDYHIVNVDALTYAGNLENLRSVENHPNYRFVRADIADRPAMEPLFAEGIDIVVNFAAESHVDRSILQPDIFVRTNILGTQTLLDLAKQYKVQKFVQVSTDEVYGTLGETGLFTEETPLAPNSPYSASKAGADLLVRAYHETFGMDVNITRCSNNYGPYQFPEKLIPLMIQNALNDKPLPVYGDGLNVRDWLYVEDHCSAIDLVLHKGRSGEVYNVGGNNERNNLQVVRTILAELGKPESLISYVTDRLGHDRRYAIDADKIRTELGWQPKYDYENGTKATIQWYLDNKEWMEQVLSGAYQQYYKTQYGERLGTNP, encoded by the coding sequence ATGAAATTATTGATTACCGGTGGAGCCGGATTTATTGGCAGCAATTTTGTTCTCTATATCGCGAAGCAGTATCCCGATTACCATATTGTTAATGTTGATGCTCTGACCTATGCGGGGAACCTGGAAAATCTGCGTTCGGTCGAGAACCACCCTAACTACCGGTTTGTAAGGGCCGATATTGCTGACCGCCCTGCGATGGAGCCGCTATTCGCTGAAGGCATTGATATCGTCGTAAACTTCGCCGCGGAATCGCACGTGGACCGCAGCATTCTGCAGCCGGATATTTTCGTTCGTACGAACATTCTGGGGACGCAAACGCTGCTGGATCTCGCAAAGCAGTACAAGGTGCAGAAGTTTGTTCAGGTTTCGACAGATGAAGTGTACGGCACTTTGGGAGAGACCGGACTCTTTACGGAGGAAACGCCGCTGGCTCCGAACAGCCCGTACTCGGCCAGCAAAGCGGGGGCTGACCTGCTGGTCCGTGCTTATCACGAGACTTTCGGCATGGACGTCAATATTACGCGCTGCTCCAATAACTACGGACCTTACCAATTCCCGGAGAAGCTGATTCCGCTTATGATTCAGAACGCGCTGAACGACAAGCCGCTTCCTGTATATGGAGACGGCCTGAACGTTCGCGACTGGCTCTATGTGGAGGATCACTGCAGCGCAATCGATCTGGTGCTTCATAAAGGCCGCTCCGGCGAGGTCTATAATGTCGGCGGCAACAACGAACGCAACAATCTGCAGGTCGTGCGAACGATTCTTGCAGAGCTCGGCAAACCGGAATCGCTTATCTCATATGTTACAGATCGGCTTGGGCACGACCGCCGTTATGCGATCGATGCGGACAAAATTCGCACCGAGCTGGGCTGGCAGCCGAAATATGATTATGAGAATGGTACTAAGGCGACCATCCAGTGGTACCTGGACAATAAAGAATGGATGGAGCAGGTACTATCCGGGGCCTATCAGCAGTATTATAAGACGCAGTATGGTGAGCGTCTGGGTACGAATCCATGA
- a CDS encoding glycosyltransferase family 2 protein, translating into MESKINVSVILPTYNGIEYIDEVLTAVFSQKTQYKYEVIVVDSGSVDGTIEIVKKYPVRYYAIDKKEFGHGKTRNYAASLANGEFLVFITQDATPANDSWLDELIAGFHLDSAVACVFGKHIPRADCNPTTQKDIIYHFKNFSVTNEPLIQYVADNEEGWEHYRNNQGWMAFNSNVNSALRKDVWEQIKFRDVIYSEDQLMGKDIMENKYKKVYSPTASVIHSHSYPLNQYIKRFFDEYRGLELTLGYIDQVTLLRLIPASLKATYNDAKYIIKECQYTKRQQFYWIYFTFWLNVYRRLGAYFGGRHKKMPRFLKRMFSLEKNAG; encoded by the coding sequence ATGGAATCTAAAATCAATGTTTCAGTTATTCTGCCAACCTATAATGGAATTGAATACATTGATGAAGTTTTAACAGCTGTATTCAGCCAAAAAACACAGTACAAATATGAAGTTATTGTCGTTGATTCCGGTTCGGTGGATGGTACTATTGAGATCGTCAAGAAATATCCGGTAAGATATTATGCCATTGATAAAAAGGAATTCGGGCATGGCAAAACAAGAAACTATGCAGCTAGTTTGGCCAATGGAGAATTCCTAGTTTTTATAACGCAAGATGCGACGCCAGCAAATGATTCATGGTTGGACGAATTAATCGCCGGTTTTCACTTGGACTCAGCCGTTGCTTGTGTATTCGGTAAACATATTCCAAGAGCGGATTGTAATCCGACAACGCAAAAAGATATAATCTATCATTTTAAAAACTTTTCAGTTACAAACGAGCCTTTGATTCAATATGTGGCAGATAATGAGGAGGGGTGGGAGCATTATCGCAACAACCAGGGGTGGATGGCTTTTAATTCTAACGTTAATTCAGCTTTACGCAAAGATGTATGGGAACAAATCAAATTTCGTGATGTGATCTATTCCGAAGATCAGTTAATGGGCAAAGATATTATGGAGAATAAATACAAAAAAGTATACTCACCTACTGCCTCTGTCATACACTCTCATAGTTATCCGTTAAACCAATATATTAAGCGTTTTTTCGATGAATACAGAGGTTTGGAGTTAACGCTCGGCTATATCGATCAAGTCACGTTATTAAGATTGATTCCTGCGAGTCTTAAGGCGACATATAATGATGCTAAATATATTATTAAGGAGTGCCAATATACCAAGAGGCAGCAGTTCTATTGGATATATTTCACATTTTGGCTTAATGTTTACCGAAGATTAGGGGCTTATTTCGGTGGAAGACATAAAAAAATGCCGCGTTTTCTGAAGCGAATGTTTTCGTTAGAAAAAAATGCAGGATAG
- a CDS encoding glycosyltransferase family 4 protein, which produces MFKKILYLSKRAVFIWKHSGFKAMINMGKSYIARRGKPENNVVSALSDASPDFFWNFIKVDLQNNPFRPQRITDSRKLIINWFIPDFGIGSGGHMTIFRIIHFLEKFGHDNRIYIVGHTNYSNGLDARDAINRHFISLKAQVELGHQKPRNCDILLATSWVTAYYVYRVNNAKQKSYFVQDFEPSFYAMSSEFVFAEQTYKMGYKCITAGPWLANIMRERYGCEADYFELAFEPTVYYPRKIERKKQTIVYYARHVTPRRGVELGILALSIVKEQIPDCEIVLFGWNDYQGIPFEYKNAGILNHEQLAMLYSEATIGMVFSMTNYSLIPHEMMACKLPVVEIKSECTHTVFTEGEAVLADSDPFSIAKEVIALLNNEEKQKLMSEKSYQYVQRFNWEKSARKIESIMKGS; this is translated from the coding sequence ATGTTTAAAAAGATACTTTATTTGAGTAAGCGGGCCGTATTTATATGGAAACACTCCGGTTTTAAAGCAATGATTAATATGGGGAAAAGCTACATTGCTAGAAGAGGGAAACCCGAAAATAATGTGGTGTCTGCCTTATCGGATGCATCACCTGATTTTTTTTGGAACTTTATCAAGGTTGATTTACAAAACAACCCATTTAGACCGCAAAGGATAACTGATAGCCGAAAGTTGATAATCAATTGGTTCATCCCGGATTTCGGTATAGGATCGGGTGGTCATATGACTATTTTTCGCATAATTCACTTTCTCGAAAAATTTGGACATGATAATCGTATTTATATTGTTGGACACACAAATTATTCTAATGGCCTTGACGCCAGAGACGCGATTAACCGCCATTTTATTTCCTTAAAGGCGCAAGTCGAACTGGGGCACCAAAAACCTAGAAATTGTGATATCCTTCTCGCTACTTCCTGGGTAACGGCCTACTATGTATATCGAGTAAATAATGCCAAGCAAAAAAGTTATTTTGTTCAGGATTTCGAACCGTCTTTTTATGCAATGAGTTCAGAGTTTGTGTTTGCGGAACAGACTTATAAGATGGGGTACAAATGCATAACGGCCGGACCTTGGTTGGCAAACATTATGAGGGAGAGATATGGTTGCGAAGCCGATTATTTTGAATTGGCATTTGAACCAACTGTTTATTATCCCAGAAAAATAGAACGAAAGAAGCAAACAATTGTCTATTACGCTAGACATGTTACTCCGAGACGTGGAGTTGAACTTGGCATATTGGCTTTGAGTATAGTCAAAGAACAGATTCCAGATTGTGAAATTGTCTTATTTGGTTGGAATGATTATCAAGGGATACCGTTTGAATATAAAAATGCAGGAATTTTAAACCACGAACAGTTAGCAATGTTATATAGCGAAGCAACTATTGGAATGGTATTTTCTATGACTAATTATTCTTTAATTCCGCATGAAATGATGGCATGTAAACTTCCGGTCGTCGAAATTAAATCAGAGTGTACACATACTGTCTTTACTGAAGGAGAAGCCGTATTGGCAGATTCTGACCCATTTAGCATCGCAAAAGAAGTTATAGCACTTCTTAATAACGAAGAGAAACAGAAACTTATGTCGGAGAAGTCTTATCAATATGTTCAACGTTTTAATTGGGAAAAATCAGCTCGTAAAATCGAGTCTATTATGAAGGGGAGTTAG
- the rfbC gene encoding dTDP-4-dehydrorhamnose 3,5-epimerase has product MKIIQTNLPGVKLIEPAVFGDHRGFFLESYNEATFRANGIEHAFVQDNHSLSVETGVLRGLHYQLNPKAQTKLVRVTAGAIYDVVVDIRKGSPTFGQWQGFILSTANKRQLLVPQGFAHGFCTLVPNCEVQYKVDALYSPEHDRGIAWDDPALDIDWPTARPVLSEKDTKHPVLAEAETNFLYEG; this is encoded by the coding sequence ATGAAAATCATACAAACGAATCTTCCTGGTGTGAAACTGATCGAACCTGCGGTATTCGGCGATCACCGGGGCTTTTTTCTGGAAAGCTACAATGAAGCGACTTTTAGAGCAAACGGTATTGAACACGCCTTTGTGCAGGACAATCATTCTCTTTCTGTTGAAACAGGCGTTCTCAGAGGCCTTCATTATCAGCTGAACCCTAAAGCCCAGACAAAACTGGTACGCGTAACGGCCGGTGCGATATATGATGTAGTGGTGGACATCCGCAAGGGTTCGCCTACGTTCGGACAATGGCAGGGCTTCATTCTTAGCACAGCGAATAAACGGCAGCTTCTTGTGCCGCAAGGCTTTGCCCATGGATTCTGCACGCTTGTGCCGAACTGCGAGGTTCAGTATAAGGTGGATGCTCTCTACTCGCCGGAGCATGACCGGGGTATTGCTTGGGATGACCCGGCGCTGGACATCGATTGGCCGACAGCTAGGCCTGTTTTATCTGAGAAAGATACGAAACATCCGGTTCTGGCTGAGGCGGAAACCAATTTTCTATATGAAGGGTGA
- a CDS encoding sugar phosphate nucleotidyltransferase yields MKGIILAGGTGSRLYPLTKITNKHLLPVGKYPMIFHSIAKLKEADINDILIVTGKDHMGDVVNLLGSGREFGLTFTYKVQDEAGGIAQALGMAERFVNGDQMVVILGDNVFDDSIATFADNFRQQVKGAKILIQEVHDPQRYGVAELDGDRIVSIEEKPQQPKSSFAVTGIYMYDSRVFEIVRTLKPSGRGELEITDVNNAYIASNELSYDILKGWWTDAGTHASLTKANELAKDIVFGEEFGKLKL; encoded by the coding sequence ATGAAAGGTATAATTCTTGCAGGCGGAACAGGCTCTCGCCTGTATCCACTCACCAAAATAACAAATAAGCACTTGCTTCCAGTAGGCAAATACCCGATGATTTTCCACTCAATTGCCAAGCTTAAAGAAGCTGATATTAATGATATCCTAATCGTCACAGGTAAAGACCACATGGGCGATGTGGTCAACCTGCTAGGCAGCGGACGCGAGTTCGGTCTGACCTTTACATATAAAGTGCAGGACGAGGCCGGTGGAATTGCTCAAGCGCTTGGAATGGCGGAGCGTTTCGTGAATGGCGACCAAATGGTTGTTATCCTGGGCGACAATGTATTCGATGACAGCATAGCGACTTTTGCGGATAATTTCCGGCAGCAAGTTAAGGGGGCCAAGATCCTTATTCAAGAGGTTCATGATCCGCAGCGGTATGGTGTGGCAGAACTCGACGGGGACAGAATCGTCTCGATCGAGGAAAAACCGCAGCAACCTAAAAGCAGCTTCGCTGTAACCGGAATATACATGTATGATAGCCGTGTATTTGAGATTGTACGGACGTTAAAGCCTTCCGGCCGCGGTGAACTGGAAATCACCGATGTTAATAATGCTTATATTGCTTCTAATGAACTCTCTTACGATATCCTGAAGGGCTGGTGGACCGATGCCGGAACACATGCATCCCTTACTAAAGCTAATGAACTGGCCAAAGATATCGTGTTCGGCGAAGAGTTCGGCAAACTTAAACTGTAA
- the rfbD gene encoding dTDP-4-dehydrorhamnose reductase gives MTSRSLKVLVTGANGQLGAELVNLSAEGFDLQGFGRDALDITNLKQCREVLSAYQPDVVIHCAAYTAVDKAESEPDEAFRVNAAGTRNIALAARESGSKLCYVSTDYVFDGRGTIAYNETDPTNPQTVYGKSKLAGEQAVSSLHDRYFIVRTSWVYGKYGNNFVKTMLKLAGERDQLKVVDDQIGSPTYTLDLAHFLLELVRTDYYGIYHASNTGVCSWFEFAKAIFEESGASLRLEPCKTDEFPRPAPRPSFSVMDHSAIRVNGLTDLRHWRDALIHYLKDDKQ, from the coding sequence ATGACAAGCCGCAGCTTGAAGGTACTGGTTACCGGCGCAAACGGCCAATTGGGTGCTGAGCTAGTCAACCTTTCGGCGGAAGGCTTCGACCTTCAGGGCTTCGGTCGTGATGCGCTGGACATTACGAACCTGAAGCAGTGCCGGGAAGTTCTAAGCGCCTATCAACCCGATGTTGTGATCCATTGCGCCGCCTATACCGCCGTCGATAAGGCCGAGTCCGAACCGGACGAGGCTTTTCGCGTTAATGCCGCCGGTACCCGTAATATCGCCTTGGCTGCAAGGGAAAGCGGTTCCAAGCTCTGCTATGTGAGTACGGACTATGTGTTCGACGGCAGGGGGACAATCGCATACAATGAAACCGACCCTACTAACCCGCAAACGGTATACGGCAAGTCGAAGCTGGCCGGCGAGCAGGCGGTGTCTTCGCTGCATGACCGCTATTTTATTGTCCGGACCTCATGGGTGTACGGTAAGTATGGCAATAACTTTGTGAAAACAATGCTTAAGCTCGCGGGCGAGCGCGATCAGCTGAAGGTCGTTGACGATCAGATCGGGTCGCCTACTTATACGCTGGACCTAGCGCATTTCCTGCTGGAGCTTGTTCGTACGGATTATTACGGCATTTATCATGCTTCTAATACAGGCGTCTGCTCATGGTTCGAATTCGCCAAGGCGATCTTCGAGGAGAGCGGCGCGTCGCTGCGGCTTGAGCCTTGTAAGACCGATGAATTCCCGCGTCCGGCTCCAAGGCCTTCTTTCTCGGTTATGGACCATTCGGCCATCCGGGTAAACGGACTGACAGACTTGCGGCATTGGCGGGACGCGTTAATACATTATCTAAAGGATGATAAGCAATGA